One window of the Populus trichocarpa isolate Nisqually-1 chromosome 9, P.trichocarpa_v4.1, whole genome shotgun sequence genome contains the following:
- the LOC7467328 gene encoding ATP synthase subunit O, mitochondrial: protein MASSRIRSGLPLLNRILRSDSLSTQRSAIQRSVLTPAFTASQPSKNLSTSTAQKEEKIKLPITLYGGTGNYASALFIAAKRSKVLDQVESEILDLIAASKKSPKFSQFLKDLSVRADTRVKAINEICATAKFSEITKNFLVIVAENGRLSYLESIVNKFKQLTMADKGIIKAIVTTIMPLPPQEEKELKETLQDIIGHGKSVEVEQKIDPSILGGIMIEFEQKLFDMSIRTRAKQMERFLREPVDFDAL from the exons ATGGCTTCTTCTCGTATCAGATCAGGCCTCCCTCTTCTCAACAGGATTTTGAGATCTGATTCTCTATCTACTCAACGATCGGCTATTCAACGCTCCGTCTTGACCCCTGCTTTCACCGCATCTCAG CCCTCAAAAAATCTCAGCACTTCAACTGCGCAGAAGGAGGAGAAAATCAAG TTGCCTATCACTTTATACGGGGGAACTGGAAACTATGCCTCTGCTTTGTTCATAGCGGCCAAAAGGTCTAAGGTGCTGGATCAGGTTGAGTCTGAAATTCTTGACCTCATTGCGGCTTCAAAGAAAAGCCCAAAATTTTCTCAGTTCTTGAAGGACTTGTCAGTGCGAGCTGATACTAGAGTCAAAGCCATTAATGAAATTTGTGCTACAGCAAAATTTTCAGAAATCACGAAGAATTTCTTGG TTATAGTGGCTGAGAATGGGAGGTTAAGTTACTTGGAAAGCattgtaaataaattcaagCAGCTGACCATGGCAGACAAGGGGATAATAAAAGCTATTGTCACAACTATCATG CCCCTACCCCCACAAGAGGAAAAGGAATTGAAGGAAACACTGCAGGATATTATTGGTCACGGGAAGTCCGTCGAGGTTGAACAAAAG ATTGATCCTAGTATTCTTGGGGGGATTATGATAGAGTTTGAGCAGAAGTTGTTTGACATGTCCATAAGAACTAGGGCGAAGCAGATGGAGAGGTTCCTGCGTGAGCCTGTGGACTTTGATGCCCTCTGA